CCACATCGACGTGCGCGACCCGGCCCCGTCGACGCGGACCGGGACGTGGATGCCGTGGTGGCGGGCGCTGAGGTCGGCCAGCGGCGAGTCGGGGGCTCCGACGGTGAGCAGCGAGGCCCCGCGGCGGCCCGCCTCGGCGGCGAGGGCGAGGGCCCCGGCGGCGCGGCCCGACTGCGAGACGGCGACGACGAGGTCGAGGGCCCCGACCCACCCGGGCAGGGGCGCGGAGGTCACGGTCTGCACCGGTACCGCCCCGCCGACCCGGGTCAGGGCCTCGAGCAGGTCACCGACGCAGGCGGAGCCGCCGGCGGCGCCGACGACGACTCCGCGCGGACCCAGCCCCTCGAGGCGGTCGAGCCCGGCCTCGGCGGCGGCGTGGACGGCGGTGCGCACCTGCGCGCCGGCACCGGCGAGCGCTCGCAGGCTCAGCCCGGGGTCGACCTCGGCGAGCGCCCGCTCGTCGTCGAGGCGCTGCTCGTCGAACGTGGCCACGGCTGCCGCTCCGACGTCAGCCGGCGAGGGGGCGGGCCAGGTCGACGAGCAGGACCGGCACGCCGTCCTCCACCGGGAAGCCGAGCGAGTCGGTGGCGCAGTGCAGCTCGGGCCCCTCGGGCCCGGTGGCGTCGGTCAGCTCGCCGTGGCAGCGGGGGCAGCGCAGGATGTCGCGCAGCCAGGGCTCGATGGTGGGCGTCTGCGTCATGACCGGTCTCCTCCGTCGTCGGATGCCGCCGGGGACCCGCCGCGGATCACACCGAGCAGCTCGTCGCGCACGGCCTCCATGGTCTCACGGTCGGCGGCCTCCACGTTGAGCCGCAGCAGCGGCTCCGTGTTCGAGGCGCGGACGTTGAACCACCACGTCGGGCTCTCGCCCTCGGGGCTGCCGATGGTGAGGCCGTCGAGCTCGTCGAGCGAGGCACCGCGGTCGACCGCCCAGTCGCGCACACGCCCGACCACCGTGGCGGTGTCGTCGACCGTGCTGTTGATCTCGCCCGACGCGACGTACCGCTCGTAGCCGGCGGCAAGCTCGGACAGCGGGCGGTCCTGCTCGCCGAGCGCGGCGAGCACGTGCAGTGCCGCGAGCATGCCGGTGTCGGCGAACCAGAAGTCACGGAAGTAGTAGTGCGCGGAGTGCTCTCCGCCGAACACCGCTCCGGCGCGGGCCATCTCGCCCTTGATGAACGAGTGGCCGACGCGGGTGCGCACCGGCGTGGCGCCGTTCTCGCGCACGACCTCGGCCACCGCGGCGCTCGAGATGACGTTGTGCACGATGGCCACCTCGGTGTCACCGCCCGCCCTGGCACGGCGGATCTCGCGCTCGGCGACGAGGCCGGTGACGGCGCTCGGGGAGACCGGCTCGCCGTCGGCGTCGACGACGAAGCACCGGTCGGC
This is a stretch of genomic DNA from Terracoccus luteus. It encodes these proteins:
- a CDS encoding Trm112 family protein, producing MTQTPTIEPWLRDILRCPRCHGELTDATGPEGPELHCATDSLGFPVEDGVPVLLVDLARPLAG